One Aneurinibacillus migulanus genomic window, TGGGTTGGAGCGATTTTACTCGTTTCCTTGCTACGTCTTGATGTAGAAGATCCAGAAGGGATATATAAAAGCAATCATATCTATTTTGGAAGGCTGTTAACCTTTTTAACAATTGGAGTATTCCAGGCGCTTATTGTCACGATAGGAGACATGGCGGTATTAGGCGCGTATGTTGTTGATAAGGTTTGGTTTGTAATGTTTGGCGTATTTATCAGCATTGTGTTTATGACGATTGTTTACACCTTTGTATCGGTGTTTGGAAACATGGGAAAAGCACTTGCGATTATTATGCTTGTCTTGCAGCTATCAGGGTCTGGCGGAACATTCCCGATTCAGGTGACACCGCCATTCTTCCAGGCTATCCATCCATTTTTGCCTTTTACGTATGCGATTGGTTTAATGCGTGAAGCAGTGGGCGGAATGCTGTACGACATTGTTATTAAAGATATCGTTTTTCTATTACTGTTCCTTGGGGCAGCACTTCTCCTGGGATTGGTATTAAAGGAACCGTTAAGCAAGTCAACACAACGAGTCGCTGAAAAAGCAAAAGAAAGCAAGATCATTCATTAGAAAAAACAATGTGATAGGAATGCAGATAAAAAAGCAGTTGCTGTCTTTTTAGATAGTAACTGCTTTTTATTTAAATATAGATGAGGTAGCTACTGCCGTAAATAATCCATCTTTACATTAACCTTACGTCAATGTTTTGATGTAACAGAGGGGGTGTTGGTATATGGAAGAAATGAGAATTAAAGATATTGCGGAGAAACTTAATATTTCGGCACGTGCTGTTCGTTTCTATGAACAAAAAGGGCTAATTTCCCCAAGAAAGCAAGAAGGAAACCAGTACCGGCTATTCACTCAGGAGGATGCATGGAGATTGCAGACCATTATTGCATTACGGGAAGTGGGAATGTCTGTAAAAGAGATAAAAAAAGTTCTGGATGAGATGAATGAGGGAGAAAGAGAAAATATACCGTATTATCTTGAACTGCAACGGGCGGCTATGTTTGCTCAATGGATTGAATTAAAGCAAATGATTACAACCATCGACCAAATGATTACTGTGTGTAAAGAAAAAAATGTTTTGGATAGCGAAGAAATGTATCGCCTGTCGGAAGGTTCGAAAAGACTGCGTGAGTGCAGAAAAAGCTGGTATGATCGTTGGAACTTCGACTGCCGGGCTATGTCATATGATAGGGAGCTTCATCATCACCACTTTGGATTTGACATTCACAATCATTATAAACAGGCGCTTGATATGACAGTAAAATGGGTGAATCCTCGAATAGGGGAGAAGGGGCTGGATATTGGAACAGGGACAGGAAATCTGGCAGGCAGATTTTCAGATAAAGGAGTAAGCATTGCGGGCGTTGACCAATCCAAGGAAATGCTTGCTCAGTGTCGTAACAAGTATCCGGGAATGGAGACGAAACTGGGAAACTTTCTTGCGCTTCCCTATGTAGATAGTCAATTTGATTTTGCTGTAACAAGCCTTGCTTTTCATCACATAACAAATGAGCAACAGCCATTAGCATTAGAGGAAATGAAGCGGGTTTTAAAGCCTTCTGGTCGTATTTGCATCACAGACTTAATGTTCGAGAGCACAGAAGACAGGGAGGGGTATATCAAACAGCTAAAACAGCAGGGGCAAGAGGAGGCGATTCGTCTAATGAAGGATAAGCATTATGCGTTTCTTCCTGATGTACTTTATTGGTTTGAAGAAAATGATTATATTACGAAGCACAAAAAAATAAATAATCTCTTATACATCGTATACGCAGTTCCCATTCGGTAAGAAAAACGGTTGAGCTTTCCCCTGCGTCATACTTTATGCTTGCCTTATCTTAAACGAAGGAGGATGCAGGATGGATAAGGAACAATTGGAGCGACTGTATGCACAGGAAGAATATTATTGGGGAAAGGAACCGAGTGAGCTAGCGAGAAAATTGCTGACTTATATGAATGGTTCTGCCAAGATGATTATTGATTTAGGGGCGGGAGAAGGCAGGGATAGCGTTTTTCTAGCCAAACAAGGATGGGACGTTATAAGCGTGGATATCGCATCAGCTGGCTTAAGAAAGGCACGCAAGCTTGCAGAAGAAATGGGAACGGCTCTTCAGACCATTCAGGGGGATGTGAATGATTTTGTCTTCCCTTGCAAAGTCGATGCGCTGTATTCAATTGGTGCTCTTCAGTACATCAAGCCGGAAAACAGGCAACGACAATTCCAGCATTTTAAAGAGAATACACAAAAAGGCGGGATTCATGCTTTATTTGCTTTTATAGACCACCCTGATATCGAAACGGCACCCGATTGGGGAGAGAACGAATATCTTTACATTAGAGAAGAACTACAAGCTTACTATGCGGATTGGAAACAGTTATATACCGAAGAAATAATCTTTTCCTGTAATTCAAGCGATATTCCCCACCGTCATGCTGCAAGAATCTTAATTGTGAGGAAAGTCTGAGATACAACAAGCGGGATGCAGAAAATGCACCCCGTTTGTTTATTTGTGTACAATTTTTATTGATTGCAGGGCGCCATATGTAATGGAGCGCCATATCCATTCCAGCGGGCCAAAGCGAAAAAAACGAAGCCAGTAAAAGCTAAATAAAATTTGTAGTACATAGACGGTAATACAGATGATAAGACCTATACCTAATGTGAAGGTCTCAAATAATCCGAAGCCTCTCATCAGTATGAGCGCAACTATAGTCTGCCCGAGGTAATTAGTAAGCGCCATACGCCCTGCATAGCCAAGCGGGACGAGAAGGGTGCGGGCTAACCGATTTCCCATCAACAGAAGAAGCGAACTCATATAGAAGAAACATAACGTTAGACCGCTTAGCTGGATAAAGAGGCGTTTAGCATCAAGTTTCGCCGCACCGAATGATACAATATCGTATTCGACGGCGAATACCATGCTAACCAATGGAATACTCATCGTGAGCGTACCTATCCACGTGAGCCAAATAAACCGGGTATGTTTATCAGGTTCACGTAAAATTCCTCTTCGTCCCGCATACAGTCCAAACAGGAACAGAGGGAGAATTGAGGCGACGGTTAGCGGTGTATTGGACAGTATGTCGCTTACTTCTGCAGAGAAACGATAGGTTACCCACTCAATGTAACTGGCATGCTCATACATGTCCAGCGTCCTCTTCATCTCCTGCTGTCCGAGAGCATGCTGTTCCTGCTGTAAGCTTCCATATAGTTGATCGGAAAAAAACAGCGGCAATGCCATAAGGCTAAGTACGATAATTAGCAGGCCAAACGCCCATCCCAGGATAACCCGGTTGCTTTTACGATAGAAGAAGAGCAGGATAAAACCGGCCAGCGCATATGTATGCAAGATGTCGCCATACCATAAAAAAATAAGGTGCAGCAGACCGAACACAAGCAGTACCAGCAATCGACGCGTGAATAAGCGGTATACCGGAAATCCCTTTTTCTCTGCCCGGCACATGAAGATGTAGAAGCCTAGGCCAAATAGGAATGAGAAAATAGTATAAAATTTCGTCTGAACGAACATATCATAAAATAAACGAATGCTTCGATCTAGACCGGTATATCCAGGATCGAGCGAGAACATCTGGACAGGGTAGCCAGCAGGATGAAAGGAAGGGAAATTAACAAGAAAGATGCCAAACAATGCGAAACCGCGAATAATATCAAGCGAAGCGATACGCTCCTGCCCTGTAATTGGTGTTAGCACGAATTCTCTCCTGCTTCAGCATACAACGTTTTTTCCAGCATAATCATATCCAGGGCACGAATCCCATTTTCGAAAATGGGTTCAGGATATGCAGCGAAAAAATCCCGCTTTATGCCAGTCATTCGAAATCCTGCTTTTTGATAAAAAATTAGATTTTCAATGCTTGAATTTGCAGTGCCTACAATTATGCTTTGGTACCCTTTTTCTTTGTACATTTCACATATCGTCTGAAGGATAGCCTTACCGTATCCCTTTCCCTGATGTATTGGTTTGACAGCTATGTTTTTAATTTCTACGGTATCTCTTGATTTTTTTATCATAAGTATGACACCGATCGTTTCATGTTTTTCATTATGTACAGAATACAGTTCCCCATCATGCAGGTACTTTTTTACGATTTCTTCACACTCATCTGCTAACAAGAGCAAATTCAAATATGTATGTCGTTCATCATGCTTTACTTCGAATAATTGGACAACGGTAGGAACAACCACTGTTTCACACTCCTGACATGTATTAGCTTAAATAAAAGAGAAAAAGGCAGATAATTGTGTCGAATCCTAAAGATACAAGGATTATAAAATCATCTTTCTCCCCCATTATTATACAATAAAGTAAAACTTCCATCAGCTTACTACCCATTGGACAGGGATAAAAAATAGAAATTCAAACTAAAAAAAGCCCTCCTGCGATAAAACAGGAGGGTTAAGGAGAGAGAAAGGGAGTAGAAAGTTCTACTTGTTACAAGTATTTCCTCTTCATCCGATAAATAAACAATCTTTTTTTCAACAAAGAACACTGGGTATAAAGTAAAACCTTCATCAGCTTACTGCTCATTGGACACAGCCAAAAAAGATGCCCCTTATTTTAAAGGGGCAAAGAGGGGGGATTCATTAATTAGGGTGCTATTGTACTATGTAAAAACAACAGACAATAAATATTTACCCTGTGAAAGATAAATTGAAACAAAAAAATTTTTTATGTATCGCTTCATATTCTTGAAAAAATGTATAAAAAGACCGTGAAGTGCAGATGATAAGATTTGAAAGTAGAATCTAACAAAGGAGCTTGCTAATTATGCTGAAGAAATTACAGATTGTACTTATGGCTTTTATGCTAACAACCGCACTAGGAACACAGGTTTTTGCTGAGAACACGGGTGTTGACGGGAATATGAATACTAACCAGACGAATACGACGAACTATCAGGGTACGAATACGAATAACTATCGTACCGCTGCTACTGCCGATACGAACCGGGGAAATAACTGGGGTTGGATTGGATTATTAGGTTTAGTAGGTCTGGCAGGATTACGGGGAAGGAATAGAGATCCGGAACCCGACCGCAAATAATGATGATGTCACTCTTCGGAGTGACTTTTTTTATTGTAGGAAAAAGATACAGTATGAGTACCAAAAGTTTATTTCGAAAAGTTGGTTTTAAAAAGCTTGAACTATGGAATGGTTCTTTTTTATATAAAGGTTAAAAAATGGAAGCGAGAGAAGAGGTGGATATCTCGCTTCCGTGGTTAGAAGGTGACAAATGAAGAGAGTACTTGTCAGTACTTTAAAATACAAGCAAATATCATGCCAAATAAGATAGGCAGAAGAATAGCCGTACTTGCATATGCTTGTATGTAAAACAGCATAAAGAAGTTATTTTTGCATATATAGCAATATTCCTGAATAAAAAATTGTTCTAAGCTTTCAATAGAGTAAGCAGGTGTGAAAATTGTAGTCACTCTTTGGAGTGGCTTTTTTTATGCATATTTTAAAAAACAAGGGATAGTTTTGGGCATTTTTTCTCTCTAATTTATAGAGAGAAGAAACAGGAGGTGAAAAGGTGGGAGGAAACGATTACGTTACATACGTTAGACAAGCCCAGCAAGGGGATAAGGATGCTTTTTGCCAGCTTATTAAACAAAACGAAGCTTCCCTTTATCGTGTTGCTCGATCAATTTTAAAATTGGATAGCGAATGTTTAGATGCGATTCAGGAAGCTGTACTTGAAGCATATATTGCGCTGAATCAACTTAGGGAACCTCATTATTTTAAAACGTGGTTAATTCGTATTATTATCCATAAATGCAACCAGTTTTTAAAGAAGAATAAAAAGATCATTTCTTTGGGTGCGATGGAAGAAGCAGTTGAATTACCTAAAATGGATGATTATTTCGCGTTGCGGGAGGCTATTCAGCAATTGGAAGAAAAGTCTCGTCTAGTCATTACTCTCTTTTATTTTGAAGGGTTTGCTCTGCATGAAATAGCGGAGTTATTGGGGATACCGGAAGGAACAGTACGCTCGCGGTTGGCCAGAGCTCGCAAAAAGCTTGCAGAATTATTGAGTGAAAAACAGGAGAGGAGGTATCCTTTTTCATGAATGACAAACAAATTGATCAGATTTTACGGGAGTTTTCCAGAGTAGATAAGCAGAATGTGCCGGAATGTATATCTAAAGGATTGGATGAAACGTTAGCACAACTTGATAATATTCAGCATAAAGACAAACCTCGACGTGTAAAAAGAAAAGTAGGCTATGCTGCAAGTGTTGTTGCACTTATTGCTTTTTGCGTGCTAGGTTCTGGATTCGTTTCACAGACAATGGCTGAAGTACTTCAAGAGGTACCTGTTATCGGTCCTATTTATAAAGTGGATAAAAATGAACTGGATGCTACGGCAAAAAAATCACTTAATCACGTATATAAGCTTTTTCCTGAATTAAAAAACTACCATATTGGGCTTGTAGTTAAAGGAACGAGGAAGCACGGGTATAATACAGAGCAGTGGGACATTGTATTTACCAAAGAAAATAAAGAGATAAATACATTAGATGGTGATGCCCGTGTTGAAATTGAAGCTGCAACTGGGAGGATTTTATCAGTACGGCAAAAAAAGGAGTTTTCAGGAACTATAGTTTATAGTAATCCCTCTCCTACAAGTGAACAAGTTATACGTAAAGCAGAAAGCTTCCTGAAACAAATGATTGGAAATGAAAGTCAGGATTATTTCTTGAGAGATATAGGTGATGTATGTGAGGACGCAAATCCAGCAGAAATTGCGGGAAAATCCTTTCTCTTTTTTAAGAAATTCAGTGCAGATGAAAGAAGTTCATCTATTACTGTGGAAGTAGATCGTGAAAATAATATAAATTATTTTGAGCGCTCCTTTTATGACGCTCTGGAAATTACAGCGAATGAATTGAATATGCAGGAAGTACAGCTTATATTAGATAAAGTTTATAAGGTATATCCGGATGTAAAAGAACTTGAAGTTGTTCGTGCAACAAGAGGAAAAGAAAATGTAGTCAATGCAGTCGCACACGAAAGAACAGCATTGTGGTTACATGAAAAAGGAAAACATCGATTAGTTATCCAGGTGAAATTTGATACATCAGGGAATATACTAAGCCTGTATCGTTATTCAACAAAAGGATTCGAAAAGCGATTTTCAGATCAGGATACGAAAGAAAAAGCAATAGCATTGGTAAAAGAACTGTACGGAGAAAAATCAAATGAATACGAATTTGTACGTACTAGAGCAGGTACTAGTACTTATAAAGGAAAAGATGTGGCATTGAACGCTGCCGTTTTTAAAAGTGTAAACAATCCTAAAAAAAGTTTGTCAATCGATTTTCAAGGTGATGGAGCAGTGCTTGGAATCACTGTATTTGAGGAGAAATAGCTTAGAAATAAGAAAGCATAAAGTAAAGAAGACCCGGCGAGTATCCGGGTCTTCTTTATTCATGATGATTTTTTTATGTGCAATATACTTTTTCTTTTTTCTTCTGTAATAGGGCATGAAATAGCTCTCGCTTGATTTCCTTTTCTGAGCACTCATACAGCTGGCGATCGCCTATCTTGAAAATCCCCATTTCTAATAGCCTGTCAATATAGGTTTGAATTTTTTCTTCCTTCATAATAAACACCTCTTTAGAAAGTAGAGCAGTTCATTTTACACGCCTATACCAACCCAACCACAATTTTGATTATACAGCGTATATATTACAGTATGATGACAGGTAAATTAAATATATTTAATAATCATGTAAAATATAGTGGGGTATGCAGGGATCGAACCTGCGACCTGCCGATATTATCAAACAAAGCGAGGAGGAGAGCAAGTCAGTATCCAGGTTTCTGGTTGGCAACGAAAAACACTCTGAGTGATAAGAAAAATCGGGTATAATAAGAAGGGAAAAATATATGGATAACGAGAGGGAAGGAGTCATTATAGATGGGCGTTATGTTTTCGAGTCCTCGCATAACCAAAAGTAACGTTTTTTATATAAACTATGCCCAGACAGTGACTCTGGGCTTTTTCTTTAGGTGCTATTCATCGTAGGGTAAAGCTAACAATATCTACTCCGATGTCGCGAGGACCAGTTCGCCCTTGTGCTTTTGTATCGACAGAAATGCTTTCGAATATCTCATTAACAAATTGTTTCTTAGAATAATCGTCAATGTCTAACCAAACGGATCTTAACTCCTGTAGGTGTTGCAACAATTCATCCTCATCCCATTCGACTGTTTCTTGAGGTTGTTCTGTAAGCAACTCCATAATTCGCTGTTCCTTTTTCTTTTCTTCTGCCATATTTGCACGCAGTTGATCCACATCGATAGCATCGTTTGCAAAAGCTTCCTGCCATTTCTTTTTTCGCTTTGCGATAACTTTCAATTCTTCTTCCAAAGCATCACGGTCACTGTATAATACTGGTTCTTCCTTTTCAACTTGGAGTTCTCTTTTGGTCTGTTCGTCAATTTTCCATTTTGCACGTTCTAAAAACGCTTCGGTTACTTTCCATTCTGCAATGATCGGCATATCACAATTACGATGATGGAATCGACCACTGCAACGATAATACTTATATAGTGCCCCAGACTTTCGTTGACGATGTGTGCCGATAAAATTTGAACCACAACGAGCACAACGAAGCACACTACTGAAAGGATAAGAAGAAGTCATTCTTTTACCAAGTAGACTCCGGCTTTCACGGACTCGTTGTATCTCTTCGAATTCCTTCTCGCTAATAATTTTTTCATGCGATCCTTCCGTAATAATTTCTTCACTGCGCGAATCTTTGTTCCAGCGAATCTTTCCACAGTAAACCGGATTTTCAATCACATACTGTACTGTAAAGGTTGCCCATTGTTTGTTTCGTCTTCCTAATAGCCCTTCTTTATTCAAAATACGAGCAGTGTGGTTCAATCCTTTGGTCTTGTACAATTCAAACATTCTACGTACAATAGGGGCCTCTTTCTGATCAATAATTAATTTACCGTTTATGAGCTGGTAACCGAAAGGAGCATAAGAGCCGTTACGCTCACCTTTCAATACCTTTTGCTCCATACCCATCTTTACACGTTCAGCGAGGTTTTCCCGTTCCCATTGAGCCATTGCCCCCACTAGAGTAATAAAGAAACGTCCCATTGCTGACGTAGTTTCAAAAGTTTCAGTAGCTGATTTGAATTTTACTTCGTACTTATCGAAAAGCTGTAGCAAATTGTGAAGGTCAGTGACTGAGCGTACCAGGCGGTCAAGTTTATAAACGAGAACAACATCAAAGTGCTTTTTAGTCATGTCATGCATCATACGCTGCATTTTAGGGCGATTTAAGTCTTTTGCTGAAAAGCCATCGTCAATATAAATATCTGCAATCTCCCATCCTTGGGAGTTTACAAAATCGATAAGACGGCTTCTTTGTGCGTCAATACTGTAACCTTCTTTCGCTTGTTCTGCTGTAGATACACGGGCGTAGATAGCTGCTCTCATGTTCTCCCTCCTATGGATTATGTGAATATACTGTAAATAAAATGTGTATATCTATAAAATAGGAATATACGTTCTGTTTTGTGGTTAAAAAGAAGAGCCTAGGAGTAGGCTTTATAATTATACGTAAGTAATACTATTTCCCTTGTTGTATAATTTCTTGCTGAACCTAGACTCTTCTCTATGTAAGATTTAAAAAAATGAAACGGTCTATTTTACGGTTGCAAATTCTTGAACGTATTTTTCACGTTCTTTTTTGTTGAAGTAAATATCAACAACTTGAGTTCTCCACTTATCTAATGATTTATCTTCATGAAGCTCATCTAAATTGATATTGAAGTTTTTCTCTACAAGTTTTCTACTTACATTAATCGAATGAACCTTTCCTTCAAGTGGTATGTTAACTTGTACTTCTTCCAATCCTGGGAACTCGCGTAAAACTTGAAGAGGAGCTTCCATTAATACTTTGTTAACCATATCTCCGTTTTTCCATGCAGCTAAAATAAATTCATCTGTTAGGGCTGACTCAGGAGACAGCTCTTTAAAGACCTTAGCAGTAGAAGCGTAGTCAATTTGAGCTTTGTTACCATTAATTATTTTAGCTTCTTTAAGAAATACATGATTTTTTATAGTTTTTGCTGTATATTTCTTGAAACGCACGATTTCTTCATCAGACATTTTGCGCTTTTTTTCTTGCTCGATCTGCGTTTTGTCAAATGCTTCAGTAGTGCCTTCCTCTTTGTTTGATTGAATGATTGCAAAACCAAAAACTAATACAGAAAACCCTGCTGCTATAAAATAATTTTTTGCTTCTCTTTTTCTAATAAGGGCAATGATAGCGAATATAATAAAAATCGGAATTAGTAAAAGGCTTAAAAAGCCAATAAACCACATAATTAAATCCCCTTTATTATGCATCTTTACATTTATGTATAAATTTTCTCTGGTGACTATAATAATTCCCTACATTACTATCAAAAGTAAGTAGGGCTTATTTTCTTTTTGGCATAAGCTGAAAATATTTTTCTACTATTCTCTCAGGACAGCCAGTAATTTTTGATATGTAAGAAAAACTCATAGTTTCTGAAACCTTAAAGCCATCTAGTAGCAGACAGGCAGCTCCCATATGTGCTTCATATTCCTGGCGAGATATTTGAAGCCAGTTTGGGTTATACATATTTTCTTCTGAAGTCATACTGACTCCTTGGTGTTTAAGAATAGCGTGAAATAATTCATGACAAAGAACAAATTTTTCTTGTTCGGGAGGCATGTCTGGACGTATGTATATTACTCCTTTTGCCCCTACAGGAAGAAACATACCTAAGATACCTTTAGGCAGATCATAGGTGTAAATGATGGGGAGTTTTTTATAACATGCGATATCGTGAGGTTGTACACTTCCCACTCTTCTTTTTAGATACCTCATTTTTTTTCGGATGCGTCGTAGCATTACGTCCATCCACCTCTTAGCTATTTTTCTGTGTTGCGCTTTGCCGCTTCTTTTTTATTCTGTTCTTTAACTATAAAGAAGGCTTGTCGCATGAGTAGGGCTAGCTTTTCTTTCTCTTCCCCTTCGATTTGCACACCATCATACATTAACGGGCCTTGTTCTTCTAACATCTTTTTTAAGTCAGGCGGATCATTATCGTAAACGCCTGTTCCGTATCCTTTTATATCGTCTGTATATCCGAGTAAATAATCCCTTGTTACTCCCAAAGCAGAAGCGATCTTGTCCAGTGTTTTCTGCCCAGGAAGTCCCCCTCTACCTTCTTCAAACTTTTCAATTGTATAAGGGGTAAGCCCAATTATTTGTGCTAGTTCTTCAATAGATAAATTTATTTCTTCCCGTTGTCTTTTTAAACGATATGCAAAAATCTTAAAATCATTTTTATTGTGCAAATTATCGTTGTTTTCTTCACCAGTAAGAAGCCATTCTAAGCTTACATCATACAATTCAGCTAGTGTTTTAATAGTGTCGATGTCAGGTTCGCTTCCGCCTCGTTCATACCTACTTAATGTTTTATTGTTTATATTGGTATGCTCATATACTTGGATTTGTTTTAAATTAGCGCGTTCTCTAGCTTTTCTTAAGCGTTCTCCGAGATGTGACATGTTCCACCTCCTTGAGAAAAATATATCACCATTCTCGATAAAAGAGAAAAAAATCTCAATAAAAGAGAATTGACTCTTGACTTCTTGGTTTTTGAGAATTAATATAAAGATAAAGTTCTCATTAATTGAGAAATTAGTAACGAGAAAAATGGTGGTGAGAAAATGAAAATGTATGAGCGTATCCGTAGTTATGCAAATGAAAATGGAATTAAGTTTAGTCATATCGCTGATAAATCAGGGATTGAAAGAAAAAGATTCTACCGAATGATTAACGGAGAGACAAGTATGTCAGCGGATGAGTTTGAGAAAATATTTATTTACGGATTGTCTCTAGAAAAGAAAAATTTTTTTGTTGAGAAATTCTCATTAAATGAGAATTTGATTGATGATTCAGCTTAATTTTTTTACACACTTTGATTACCAAAACCAACCTTAGTTGGAAGGGGGAGGACGCCTTGAGCAACAACGAGCCAATCTGGCTTGACACAAACAAAGAAAGATTTATCAACGCTATGAATAAATGGATCATCCCAGAAGTACTCAAGCTTGATCCTGCCGAGTTAAAACGGCGCAAAGAACAAGCGAAAAAGGAGGAAACGGCATGACCCCTCAACAAGCAGAATCGCTTCGCAAAGAGAGCGAAGAGTTAAAGCAAGGTGTTGATCAGGCATTGAACCAGCGCACACCAGAGCAGAAGAAGCGCGACCTAGACAAGTTGGTTGAAAATGCACATCGACTGCTGGGAAAGTACAACAAGCGAAAGGGGGTGAATCACCAGAATCTACCTTAAAACAAGCATAGTATAGCGGCTTGTGACAATAAATTCACAGTCAGTCACAGAAAGGGGAGATGATTATGGCGCTTGGGGAGCGCATGAGAGAAGCCCGAGACGCCGCTGAAATGACGCAGCTAGAGTTTGGTTTCGAAATCAACATGAGTCGGTCGGCGATTGGGATGATTGAGATTGAAGAAAGGAAGTTACCAAAGGAAGTTTCTCGGAAGGCTGTAGAGGTCCTGGATGATGGATTCTTTTCTATGGCAGCGGCAGAGGAAGCAGTGGGGCATTCTTGGGTGCCTAAGTTGGATGGTGAATATGTGGACCTGCATCGGTCTAGCGTTGCTAAAAAGGCAGAAGAGGAGCTGAGCGAGGCACTTGAAGCAATAGGACGTATGTGCTTGGTCAACCATCCGAAAAGCATGGACAAGCACGGACGCGCTGAACTAAGAGAGGCCCTGCTGCAAGTGGTGGATGCAATCGTAGCGCTTAGTACATACGCTGCGGTGATATGCCGGGAATACAGTCTAAGCTGGGTAAAACTCTGGCGGGACCACCGGAAGAAATTAAAAGAGAGGGGATACATCAAATCATGAATGAACAATTATACCGCTTGAAAGAAAAAGCCTGCTGGCATCAATCAAAGGCAGATGATTATGCAAACTCGGAGTTGGAATTCGCACAAGCTGCGGCGAAACAACACATGGAATTTGCACAGGAATGTTGGAATCAATACGGACAACTGCTAGCGAAACAGGAAACAGCAGAAGCGTGGAATCCGAAAGAAATCACGTTACTAAAAGGAGTTGTATTGAAATGAATTGGAACATGCGTATGCAGGAAGTGCTAGAACGCACAGCGGGCTACGATATGAGCTTGATGAGTGCCGAACAGAACGAGGCGTATCAACATCGTCTGGAACTGAATCGAATCGAACTGGAAATGAAAGAGGCGAAGCAAGAGGCCAAGGAGTACGAAGAGTTGGCTGAAGCGTACAAGGCGATTGGTGAAGAGAAAGGCTATCAGGCAGCATGGTCCTATCACAAGTTGAACTTACAACGATATCACGAATTATCACATTTTCTTGCAAAGAAAAAAGCCGCGATGTGCGGGAACACATTCACGGCCTAGACGCTAATCAAATGTACAAACCAAACANCTTAGAGTGCAATACATAACAGAAGGCAGGTGAAGAAGTGAACCAAACCAAAAGCCTAAACACCGTCATCGACGCTGTAGTTGACACACTCCTAGTCCGTCAGAAACTTGGCCGTCGCCTAGATGAAGCTATGGTCGAACGAATTTTGATTGATGAGGTCGGATGGGAAAAGGCTGGGGAGCTACTAGATCGGATTCTAATTGAACCAATCATTCAGGAAACTATCGAAGTGAACAACATGGACTTTTCAGAGCATAGCAAC contains:
- a CDS encoding recombinase family protein, which produces MRAAIYARVSTAEQAKEGYSIDAQRSRLIDFVNSQGWEIADIYIDDGFSAKDLNRPKMQRMMHDMTKKHFDVVLVYKLDRLVRSVTDLHNLLQLFDKYEVKFKSATETFETTSAMGRFFITLVGAMAQWERENLAERVKMGMEQKVLKGERNGSYAPFGYQLINGKLIIDQKEAPIVRRMFELYKTKGLNHTARILNKEGLLGRRNKQWATFTVQYVIENPVYCGKIRWNKDSRSEEIITEGSHEKIISEKEFEEIQRVRESRSLLGKRMTSSYPFSSVLRCARCGSNFIGTHRQRKSGALYKYYRCSGRFHHRNCDMPIIAEWKVTEAFLERAKWKIDEQTKRELQVEKEEPVLYSDRDALEEELKVIAKRKKKWQEAFANDAIDVDQLRANMAEEKKKEQRIMELLTEQPQETVEWDEDELLQHLQELRSVWLDIDDYSKKQFVNEIFESISVDTKAQGRTGPRDIGVDIVSFTLR
- a CDS encoding ImmA/IrrE family metallo-endopeptidase; translated protein: MLRRIRKKMRYLKRRVGSVQPHDIACYKKLPIIYTYDLPKGILGMFLPVGAKGVIYIRPDMPPEQEKFVLCHELFHAILKHQGVSMTSEENMYNPNWLQISRQEYEAHMGAACLLLDGFKVSETMSFSYISKITGCPERIVEKYFQLMPKRK
- a CDS encoding helix-turn-helix domain-containing protein, with protein sequence MSHLGERLRKARERANLKQIQVYEHTNINNKTLSRYERGGSEPDIDTIKTLAELYDVSLEWLLTGEENNDNLHNKNDFKIFAYRLKRQREEINLSIEELAQIIGLTPYTIEKFEEGRGGLPGQKTLDKIASALGVTRDYLLGYTDDIKGYGTGVYDNDPPDLKKMLEEQGPLMYDGVQIEGEEKEKLALLMRQAFFIVKEQNKKEAAKRNTEK
- a CDS encoding helix-turn-helix domain-containing protein codes for the protein MKMYERIRSYANENGIKFSHIADKSGIERKRFYRMINGETSMSADEFEKIFIYGLSLEKKNFFVEKFSLNENLIDDSA
- a CDS encoding helix-turn-helix transcriptional regulator, giving the protein MALGERMREARDAAEMTQLEFGFEINMSRSAIGMIEIEERKLPKEVSRKAVEVLDDGFFSMAAAEEAVGHSWVPKLDGEYVDLHRSSVAKKAEEELSEALEAIGRMCLVNHPKSMDKHGRAELREALLQVVDAIVALSTYAAVICREYSLSWVKLWRDHRKKLKERGYIKS